In Hallerella succinigenes, the following are encoded in one genomic region:
- a CDS encoding HlyD family secretion protein, whose translation MKKIPAVLTLVMIVMLLVAAFLTIRNFALTPQQEYLQGQIEARRVMVAGKLPGRISSIAVHEGDAVKKGDIIAEISSPEVEAKKIQAEGAYKAAKAQAKKAKNGARSEQIDAAKAVLTRAEQAASLAKTTYERVQKLYDEGVIPVQKRDEAETQMNAANAQVEAAKAQYTQAVNGAREEDKAAANALVLQADGAKAEVKAYLDETRIIAPITGEVTLKISEEGEVVGAGMPVVAITDLKDAWAVFNVREDELKDIQKGKAFELQVPALDKVVPMEVYYIASAGNYAVWKSSKESGGFDLKTFEVRLRPQTPVEGLRPGMTVLWKRNLEK comes from the coding sequence ATGAAAAAGATTCCCGCTGTTTTGACTTTGGTGATGATTGTCATGCTGCTTGTGGCTGCATTCCTCACGATTCGAAATTTTGCATTGACTCCGCAGCAGGAATATCTGCAAGGTCAGATCGAAGCCCGCCGTGTGATGGTGGCAGGAAAGCTCCCGGGCCGCATCAGTTCGATTGCGGTGCATGAAGGAGACGCCGTGAAGAAGGGCGATATCATCGCCGAAATTTCAAGCCCGGAAGTCGAAGCGAAGAAGATTCAGGCGGAAGGCGCTTACAAGGCGGCAAAGGCCCAGGCGAAGAAGGCTAAAAACGGTGCCCGCTCGGAGCAGATCGATGCCGCGAAGGCAGTGCTTACCCGTGCTGAACAAGCCGCTAGTCTCGCAAAGACGACTTACGAACGTGTGCAAAAGCTCTATGATGAAGGCGTGATTCCGGTGCAGAAACGCGACGAAGCGGAAACCCAGATGAACGCCGCTAACGCTCAGGTGGAAGCGGCCAAGGCTCAGTACACGCAGGCGGTGAACGGTGCCCGTGAAGAAGATAAGGCCGCTGCAAACGCTCTCGTTTTGCAGGCGGACGGTGCGAAGGCAGAAGTCAAGGCTTACCTCGATGAAACCCGCATCATCGCTCCGATTACGGGTGAAGTTACCCTTAAGATTTCAGAAGAAGGGGAAGTCGTGGGTGCAGGTATGCCGGTTGTGGCGATTACCGATTTGAAGGACGCTTGGGCGGTCTTCAATGTGCGTGAAGATGAACTGAAGGACATTCAAAAAGGCAAGGCTTTTGAACTCCAGGTTCCGGCTCTCGACAAGGTGGTTCCGATGGAAGTCTATTACATTGCAAGCGCTGGCAACTATGCGGTTTGGAAGAGCAGCAAGGAAAGCGGAGGCTTTGACCTGAAAACCTTCGAAGTGCGCTTGCGTCCGCAGACTCCGGTGGAAGGACTTCGCCCGGGTATGACTGTTCTTTGGAAACGCAATCTGGAGAAGTAA
- a CDS encoding ABC transporter permease, protein MLRNIWAVAWNAYARKDLPTVLLLFVFPIALCTMMVSMFSAEAPYNLPVGIVAEGGGELQGRILRAIETTKAATITVRCKDISECSSAMRSGEILAFVYVPHDLEEKAIRYETPAVTVYTNGQSLLTSKVITNDIRMAVATQGAVLVQNTIQNPIGVEVHIVGNPTGNYEHFLGIGLVIALFHVIAMLFGAYFFAFPIREREVGTWLSAAGNSMIAAYLGRLLPAVFVLGTEMMSVLLLVRMGMPALEPIDRAVLFGGGYLMVATCMALGASFVGIVGEMRVALSAAAVVGGPAFAFCGQTFPVFAMPFVIRCWTFILPITQMMKLQSAFFFGHLGIERAFWSFEVLAVFFVFWSLVAMLTLGIRLPRALRKEEAELCSA, encoded by the coding sequence TTGCTCCGCAATATTTGGGCAGTTGCTTGGAATGCGTACGCACGGAAGGACCTTCCGACGGTCCTTTTGCTGTTTGTATTCCCGATTGCGCTCTGCACGATGATGGTTTCCATGTTTTCGGCAGAGGCTCCGTACAACCTCCCGGTGGGCATTGTCGCGGAAGGCGGGGGAGAACTTCAGGGAAGAATTTTACGCGCGATTGAAACCACTAAGGCTGCAACGATTACCGTGCGCTGCAAGGACATTTCGGAATGTTCCTCGGCAATGCGCAGTGGGGAAATTCTTGCGTTCGTCTATGTGCCGCATGACTTGGAAGAAAAGGCGATCCGTTACGAGACGCCCGCGGTTACCGTTTATACGAATGGACAGTCCTTGCTCACGAGCAAGGTGATAACGAACGACATCCGTATGGCCGTGGCGACGCAGGGTGCGGTCCTTGTTCAAAATACGATTCAGAACCCGATCGGCGTAGAAGTTCACATTGTGGGAAATCCGACGGGAAATTATGAACATTTTTTGGGCATCGGTCTTGTAATCGCTCTTTTCCATGTGATTGCGATGCTCTTTGGCGCTTACTTCTTTGCGTTTCCGATTCGCGAAAGGGAAGTGGGAACCTGGCTTTCGGCAGCGGGAAATTCGATGATTGCCGCCTATTTGGGAAGGCTCTTGCCCGCCGTATTTGTGCTTGGAACGGAAATGATGAGCGTTCTTTTGCTTGTGCGCATGGGAATGCCTGCGCTAGAACCGATAGACCGTGCGGTGCTTTTTGGCGGTGGCTATTTGATGGTGGCGACGTGCATGGCGCTTGGAGCTTCCTTTGTGGGAATTGTCGGCGAAATGCGCGTTGCGTTGAGTGCGGCGGCGGTTGTTGGCGGGCCTGCTTTTGCGTTTTGCGGTCAAACGTTCCCGGTATTTGCAATGCCATTTGTGATTCGTTGCTGGACGTTTATCCTGCCGATTACGCAGATGATGAAGCTCCAGTCGGCATTCTTCTTTGGGCACTTGGGGATAGAACGCGCGTTCTGGTCGTTTGAAGTTCTCGCGGTGTTTTTTGTATTTTGGTCGCTTGTGGCGATGCTTACGTTGGGAATTCGTTTGCCGAGGGCCTTGCGTAAAGAGGAGGCTGAATTATGTTCCGCATGA
- a CDS encoding ABC transporter permease: MFRMINLLFKVALTEWKALLKDPAVMLVVVFGVIFYSFYYPYPYKNQIADKAPAAIVDLDHSVMSRQIIRAASAMQEDTIVAIYENELEAQKALADEKIYGYMKIPKGLERDLRNGQNVSVGVYCHGGFILLYGNVATAFTTAAMTVGATTQVKRIVMQGHSLNEAMAIRDPVSTRFFRMFNASGGYGIYAVSAVLMIILQQTLLVGVGVMGGPRKNRHFKVLKGAEETESAPLLIRYFGRSLAYILHYMLALFFFKYVIYHVFEFPDRGDDGLVLLFGLFFFGATVNMGMWMAQFFKHRETALFVFASVPIFVVFASGFSWPSGNMPRWIQMIASFIPSTYAIPTWLSIQNLGANFHEVAPNLIKLFQLSVFYLSLALIHAKRDDLLAPIFHRAKRFRARWRCKEL; this comes from the coding sequence ATGTTCCGCATGATCAACCTTCTTTTTAAAGTGGCGCTCACCGAATGGAAAGCTCTCTTAAAGGATCCTGCTGTGATGCTCGTTGTCGTCTTCGGCGTGATCTTCTATTCGTTCTATTATCCGTATCCGTACAAGAACCAGATTGCGGACAAGGCTCCGGCGGCGATTGTGGATTTGGATCATTCCGTGATGTCTCGGCAAATCATTCGTGCGGCTTCCGCGATGCAAGAAGATACGATTGTCGCCATTTATGAAAACGAACTCGAAGCGCAAAAGGCTCTTGCCGACGAAAAGATTTACGGCTACATGAAGATTCCAAAAGGTCTTGAAAGGGATCTGCGGAACGGTCAGAATGTGTCTGTGGGCGTTTACTGCCACGGGGGATTCATTCTTTTGTACGGAAACGTGGCGACGGCTTTTACGACTGCCGCCATGACGGTCGGGGCGACGACACAGGTGAAGCGCATTGTGATGCAGGGACATTCCCTGAACGAAGCGATGGCGATCCGCGATCCGGTGTCGACGCGTTTCTTTAGAATGTTCAACGCTTCGGGCGGCTACGGGATTTATGCGGTGAGTGCCGTGCTGATGATTATTTTACAGCAGACATTACTCGTAGGTGTCGGTGTGATGGGCGGCCCGCGCAAAAACCGTCATTTCAAAGTTTTGAAGGGCGCCGAAGAAACGGAGAGCGCTCCGCTTTTGATCCGCTACTTTGGGCGTTCGCTTGCGTACATTCTGCACTACATGCTTGCTCTTTTCTTCTTTAAGTATGTGATTTATCACGTCTTCGAGTTCCCGGACCGTGGCGATGACGGACTTGTGCTTTTGTTCGGCCTTTTCTTCTTTGGAGCGACGGTGAATATGGGTATGTGGATGGCGCAGTTCTTTAAGCACCGTGAAACGGCGTTGTTCGTATTCGCAAGCGTTCCGATTTTTGTCGTGTTCGCTTCGGGCTTTAGCTGGCCTTCGGGGAATATGCCGCGCTGGATTCAGATGATTGCGTCGTTCATTCCTTCGACGTATGCGATTCCGACGTGGCTCAGTATTCAGAATCTGGGTGCGAACTTCCACGAAGTCGCCCCGAACCTGATCAAGCTTTTTCAGCTTTCCGTGTTCTATCTGTCCCTTGCGCTGATACACGCCAAACGGGATGATCTCCTCGCTCCGATTTTCCACAGGGCGAAGCGTTTCCGTGCACGGTGGCGCTGCAAGGAACTTTAA
- the lnu(C) gene encoding lincosamide nucleotidyltransferase Lnu(C), whose amino-acid sequence MVNITDVKQILQFAIDAEIKVFLDGGWGVDALLGYQSRAHNDIDILVEKNDYQNFIEIMKANGFYEIKMEYTTLNHTVWEDLKNRIIDLHCFEYTDEGEILYDGDCFPVETFSGKGRIEEIEVSCIEPYSQVMFHLGYEFDENDAHDVKLLCETFHIEIPNEYR is encoded by the coding sequence ATGGTCAATATAACAGATGTAAAACAGATTCTTCAATTTGCAATAGATGCGGAGATTAAAGTCTTTCTTGATGGTGGCTGGGGTGTAGATGCTCTTCTTGGATATCAGTCAAGAGCCCATAATGATATTGACATTCTTGTAGAAAAGAACGATTATCAGAACTTTATAGAAATAATGAAAGCTAATGGCTTTTATGAGATTAAGATGGAATATACAACATTGAACCATACTGTATGGGAAGATTTGAAAAACAGAATTATTGATTTGCATTGTTTTGAATATACGGACGAAGGTGAAATTCTTTATGATGGGGATTGTTTTCCGGTAGAAACTTTTTCGGGTAAAGGAAGAATTGAGGAAATAGAGGTTTCCTGTATTGAACCATATAGTCAAGTAATGTTCCATCTGGGATACGAGTTTGATGAAAATGATGCACATGATGTGAAGTTATTGTGTGAGACATTTCATATCGAAATTCCAAATGAGTATAGATAA
- a CDS encoding IS1595-like element ISSag10 family transposase: MPTIKDALDIIGKLTVAEQESLKTMLLSPAFVKSLNIEDFVAKERFANGRVCPLCGCIHVVRNGHRKDGTQRYVCKDCGKSFVIATNSIVSGTRKDLSVWEQYIDCMMNGLSIRKTAVACGIHRNTAFLWRHKILDALQNMADDVTLDGIIEADETFFAISYKGNHSKSKTFAMPRKAHKRGHSTHIRGLSQEKVCVPCAVNRNGLSISKITNTGRVSTRDLHHIYDGRIKTNSTLVTDKMNSYVRFTNANGIDLVQLKTGKAKKGIYNIQHINSYHSQLKRFMRGFNGVSTKYLNNYLVWNNLVNYAKESDMEKRNIFLTFVLATLKTAKCRDLSNRPAVPLVA; this comes from the coding sequence ATGCCTACTATCAAAGACGCATTAGATATTATCGGTAAGTTGACTGTCGCAGAGCAGGAAAGCCTTAAAACAATGCTTTTAAGTCCTGCCTTTGTAAAGTCTTTGAATATTGAAGATTTCGTAGCAAAGGAACGCTTTGCAAATGGTCGTGTATGCCCTCTTTGTGGCTGTATCCATGTGGTTCGCAATGGTCATCGTAAAGATGGCACACAGCGATATGTATGTAAGGATTGTGGCAAGTCCTTCGTGATTGCTACGAACTCCATTGTGTCTGGTACAAGAAAAGACTTGTCCGTGTGGGAGCAGTACATTGATTGTATGATGAATGGCTTATCCATTCGTAAGACTGCTGTTGCTTGTGGGATTCACAGAAACACCGCATTCCTTTGGAGACACAAGATTTTGGATGCACTTCAGAATATGGCAGACGATGTTACCCTTGACGGCATTATTGAGGCTGACGAAACTTTTTTCGCCATCTCGTACAAGGGCAATCATAGCAAGAGTAAGACATTTGCTATGCCACGCAAGGCTCATAAGCGTGGTCATTCTACACATATCAGAGGCTTGTCCCAAGAAAAGGTATGTGTTCCTTGTGCGGTTAATAGGAATGGCTTGTCTATCTCCAAGATTACGAATACTGGTAGAGTTTCTACAAGAGATTTACATCATATTTATGATGGTAGGATTAAGACCAATTCCACTCTTGTTACGGACAAGATGAACTCCTATGTGAGATTTACAAATGCCAATGGTATTGACCTTGTGCAGTTAAAGACTGGCAAAGCCAAGAAAGGCATTTATAATATCCAACATATCAATAGCTACCATAGCCAGCTAAAGAGGTTTATGCGTGGCTTTAACGGTGTTTCTACCAAGTATCTGAACAACTATCTTGTGTGGAATAACCTTGTAAATTACGCCAAAGAAAGCGACATGGAGAAAAGGAACATCTTCTTAACTTTTGTTTTGGCAACATTGAAAACTGCTAAATGCAGAGATTTATCAAACAGACCAGCAGTTCCTCTGGTCGCCTAA